In Kaistella sp. 97-N-M2, the sequence TTATCTTTCGAAATTCAAATCCATTAAAGAAAACTTAAAAATTTAAATATGAAAAAATCATTAATTACTGCCACCATTCTTCTATCCTTTACCTTCACATTTGCGCAAACCAAAGAAGAAATCCAATCTTCGGACGCGAGAATGGAAAAAATTCAAAAACTGGAAACTCCAAAATCTACAAGTATTGCAACGCTTGATGATTTGAATGTAACAATTGGAGCTTCAGCGATTGAGTCCGCTTCAATTACTCCACTTCTTAAGGGTCTTTATTACAGATCCGTTGGAGAAAGTACAGATGGTGTTGCAGATGTTACTATAAAGAAACCAAGTTTGGCGGAATGCCAGGAATTAGCTTCTAGAATTTTAACTCAGGTGAAAACGGTACAAACCATTACCTCATCACTTCCGTCGGTAACAGAAGAAGCAAAAACCATAAAAAATCCTTTAAAATTAGCTAAAGTTGCGTCGTCACTAGGATACGTAAAAACAGCGGTATCACTTTTAGGAGAAGAAACTTTGTTTCAATCTAAAGCCATAAAAAGTATCATACAAACACTAACCTCAGCAGGTAATTTATAATGCGGCTTCGTTTTTTTTTACTGACGGTATTTTTTCTCATTTTAAAAATAAATGCACAGCATAACGACGACCGAATGGTAGTTGGCGTAAGTGCATTTACATGCGACGAAAATAACAGATTTGTTGGTTTGGTTACTGAGAAAGTGGTAGAAATGCTTACCAACACGAAACGGTTCCGCGTTGTCGACAGAACCAGTATGGAAAAAGTAAATGAAGAGCTTGAACTGCAGAAATCTGAAGCATTTATAGACAGTAAAAATTTAGTCGAACAGGGTGCGAATCTTGCGGCTGAAAAATTAATAACCGGACATATCACAAAAATACCGGTTTATGCCATGAAAAATTCTGTCGGAACTATTAATGGGTATAAAGCGAGTGTAGCTTTTCAGATGAAAGTTGTAGATGTATCTTCAGGGTTAAGTACAGATGCCACAAGTTTTGAAGGTAAAGCAAGTGACTTAATGCTTTCGCCCGAAAGTGCGGTACAACAGGCGATGAGATCGGTGCAGAATGAAATTCATCAGTATTTTAAAATCAATTTTGCATTGGTTGGTAAAATTGTAAAAATTCTTCCTATAGATGATAAGAATAAACTGAAAGTATTGCTTAATGTGGGCAAGAATTCGGGGATTAAAGTAGGAGATAAATTCACGGTGGAATCTGTAGAAATGATTGAAAATCAAAAATACCCGCAGAAAATCGGCGTTTTGGAAATTGTAAATCTTGCCGGCGAAAACCTGAGCGAAGCTTTAATTTCTGATAAAAAATCTATTGCGCAGATTACTGCAGATTTTGAAGCTAAAAAATTAGTAGAATGTACTTTAATATTGAAGAATTAATGAAAAATAAATTAAGAATTTTATATGTATTCGGATTGCTGTTGATGGTGTTCAGCTGTACCAGCAGAAGCATTATTCCTGATATTGGCGTAATAGAATCTAATGAAAATTATATCACCATAGATGTAAATTCAGCAAACCCAGAGTATGCCGCAATGTACCAGCTGCTTTTTCGCGGAATTGCAGACAGCAGCCAAAAAACACCTTTAATTAAAGTAAGTGAATCAGCTGCGAGAAACAGTAATCCCGCATATTTTGAAAACTTTTTTAAAAAAGAAAGGTTTAAAACATTCATCACCTCTTCTACTAAAAATAGGGATTCCTCCCGAAGAATCGTGATTAATTTAAGTGCGCTGAAATTAGATTTAGAGTACAGTGCAATCATTAGAAAATTTGGTTATTAATATGAAAAATTATCAACTAAAAATAGTAGCCTTTCTACTGCTTGTTTTATCTGCACCAAAACTTTCTTCGCAAGTAAATACGTCATCACAGATACAGACCGTTCAACCAAAAATCATGGTTATTCCTTATGTGAAAGGAGGAGAAGATCTGCGAACAATTTTGGAAAGTGATATTAATAAAAGAATTGCGCTCACAAAAATTAAAGAATCTTTTGACACACGCGGTTTTACGACAGTCGATTTTGTTGCCAGGCTTAAATCTGCGAAGGACAATAATATTTTTACTTCCGATAACCAAACAGATATCAAGGATCAAATCGTACAAATGTCTGGTGCAGATATTTATGTGCAGGCAGAAGTTGATATCAATAAAACCGGTTCCGGAAATTCTGTAGATTTACTTTTAACAGCATTCGAAGTTTCTACTGGGAATTCACTCTCCAATAAAGTAGGACAAAGTGGTAAGTTTTATACCGACGACTTTGGAAAATTAACTTCCAAAGCGGTAGAAAGTGTTTCTGAAGATTTTCTAAATGTAATGCAGACCAAATTTACAGATATTGTAAATAACGGAAAATCCATCAATATGGATATTAGTTTTGCACAGGGTTCATCACAAAAAATGTCTTCAGAAATTGCTCCGGAAAACCTCCCGCTATCTGACCAAATAGAAATGTGGATGGAGAATAATGCCTATAAAAATAATTATCATATTCAAGGTACCACGGATTTAAGAATGATTTTCGATGATGTTCGAATTCCATTAAAAGATCAAAACGGGAAAAACTACAATACAAATAAATTTGCGTTGGAAATATTTAAATTCTTTCGCGCTTTAAATCTTCAGGTAGACAAAGATATTAAAGGAAATACCATCTATATCACGATAAAATAAAAGCAATGAAAAAAATATTAGTTTCCTTTTTTATAAATCTTTGGTTTTTTGGTTTCTCGCAGAATCCATCAGATTTAGGGAAAATACAATTGGCGATCGCTTTTACAGAAAACCAGCAAAGTTCCATCGACCATGCTGTGCTGGAAAAAATAGATGGCAAACTCACTCAGCTTTTAGCCAATAATGGAATTGTTTCTACCGGGTATAATAATGGTCTGCTTTTGCAGCCCAGTTTTATAATTAATGGCAATGAGTTGGTAGAAGGCGGAATGCAAAATATAAATGTTACAGGAATTACCCTGCAGCTTTTAATAAAACAGGATCAGACCAATGTTGTTTTTTCCTCTTTTTCAAAAGAACTTAAAGGAACAGGGAGAACGCAGCAGTTGGCGATTAATAATGCGGTAAATTCTCTGTCGGCAAATGATCCCTTACTGATTAATTTTTTGGAAAAAGGCAAAGAAAAACTGCAGGCATATTACGAGGCAAACTGTAGCAAAATTTTGAATGAAGCGAATAATCTAAGCAGATCCGGGAGGTATGAGGAATCTTTGGCATTAATCATGTCGGTGCCGGAAACAGCTTCGTGTTATAATACCGCTCAGAGCAAATCCTTAGAGGTTTATAAAAATTATCAGAAAAAGATTTGTGCCGAAAATATTAAACAGGCCCAAATGCAGATCGCGTCAAAAGATTATTCTTCTGCCTTCCAGACCTTAGCTGAAATAGACACGGAGTCACCTTGTGCTGCACAAAGCAGCAGTTTAATAAAAACAATTGATGCCAAAATAACTGCCGAAGAAAAAAAGCAGTGGGATCTTCAGGTAAAAATTTATAATGATGCAGTTTCATTAGAAAAACAGCGTATCAGTGCAATTAAAGATGTTGCAGTCTCCTATTATAAAAGCCAGAAAAGACCCAGCCAGATTATTATTGTAAAATAAGCTGTCTCGCTGCTTTCCTGCCATGCGTAAATCCGGAAGGTCTGATGATCTTTTTTATACTTAAATATTTTTGATGTTGAGCCCTTCTTTTAAATGACTCCATCATAAAAAAGAAAGCGTTTTAATACTGTTATTAACCCTCGGAGATTTTGCTGTTTGAAGTCGATGCTGGGATAGAAGTCCGCGAAAAAACTATAAAAAAAGCCACTTCATCGATTTATGAAACGGCTTTTTTGATTATTTCGAAACTTTTAGATCGTCGTTAATCTCAAAGTATTTGTCTTTCCGCCTTCATAAGCCGGCGTTGCATTTAAGTTGATCACAAAATCGCCTTTTTCTACAAAGCCGTGCGTGTGCGTTAACATATTTACCTGAATAATGGTTTCGTCCGTCGATTTTTCCATGTCGTAATGAAAGGCACGCACGCCCCACAATAAATTCAACATTGTTAAAACCCGTTTGTTTGAACTGAAAACAATGATGTTCGAATTCGGCCGGTGCGCCGAGATCTGGAACGCCGTGTAACCCGAATAGGTTAACGTAACAATCGCTTCAACATTAGTCGTTTTTGCAATTCTTACGGCTGCCAAACAAACTCTGTTCGTAATAAAGCGTTCGTCGATACAGTTAAATTCGTGCTCGATAGGAGAGTTTTTCGTCTGATAAAAATGAGTTTGTTCAATATTTTTTACAATCTTCGACATGTTTTTCACCACATCCACGGGATATCTTCCTACCGAAGTTTCGCCGGAAAGCATCACAGCGTCGGCGCCGTCCAGAACGGAGTTCGCAACGTCGTTTACCTCGGCTCTTGTTGGCGTTAGGCTCGTGATCATCGTTTCCATCATCTGCGTAGCAATAATAACCGGTTTTGAATATTTTCGCGCGATTTCCACCAGATTTTTCTGGATGGCCGGAACTTCTTCCATGGGAACTTCCACACCCAAATCTCCACGTGCCACCATCAGTCCGTCACATTCCAAAAGAATCTGCTCGATATTTTTTACGCCTTCAGGTTTTTCGATTTTCGCGATGATTGGCGTTTTCTGCTTATTTGTCGGGTGATTTTTAATGATTTCCTTTAAATCCCTGATATCCTGTGCATGACGGACGAATGATAAAGCAATCCAATCCAGCTCCAGGTCGAGCATAAAGTTTGCATCTTCCACATCCTTTTCCGTTAAAGCCGGCAGCGACACATTTGTGTTCGGTAAGTTCACCCCTTTTTTGGAGCTCAACGGTCCACCCTGAATGGTTTTTGCACGTACCGTGTCAATTTCATTGGTCTCGATAACTTCAAGAACAAGTTTACCATCATCGATCAAAATGCGTTCTCCCGCTTTTACGTCCTGCGGAAACTGTTGATAGGTCATGTAAACACGTTTGGAGTCGCCTTCAATTTTTTC encodes:
- a CDS encoding CsgG/HfaB family protein, with product MRLRFFLLTVFFLILKINAQHNDDRMVVGVSAFTCDENNRFVGLVTEKVVEMLTNTKRFRVVDRTSMEKVNEELELQKSEAFIDSKNLVEQGANLAAEKLITGHITKIPVYAMKNSVGTINGYKASVAFQMKVVDVSSGLSTDATSFEGKASDLMLSPESAVQQAMRSVQNEIHQYFKINFALVGKIVKILPIDDKNKLKVLLNVGKNSGIKVGDKFTVESVEMIENQKYPQKIGVLEIVNLAGENLSEALISDKKSIAQITADFEAKKLVECTLILKN
- a CDS encoding DUF6175 family protein, which produces MKNYQLKIVAFLLLVLSAPKLSSQVNTSSQIQTVQPKIMVIPYVKGGEDLRTILESDINKRIALTKIKESFDTRGFTTVDFVARLKSAKDNNIFTSDNQTDIKDQIVQMSGADIYVQAEVDINKTGSGNSVDLLLTAFEVSTGNSLSNKVGQSGKFYTDDFGKLTSKAVESVSEDFLNVMQTKFTDIVNNGKSINMDISFAQGSSQKMSSEIAPENLPLSDQIEMWMENNAYKNNYHIQGTTDLRMIFDDVRIPLKDQNGKNYNTNKFALEIFKFFRALNLQVDKDIKGNTIYITIK
- the pyk gene encoding pyruvate kinase, yielding MNKYLKKTKIIATLGPASSDKEVILQLIQAGVDVFRINFSHADYDLVKRNVASIRELNQEYGFSVGILGDLQGPKLRVGVVKEGSYLNPGDILTFTNEKIEGDSKRVYMTYQQFPQDVKAGERILIDDGKLVLEVIETNEIDTVRAKTIQGGPLSSKKGVNLPNTNVSLPALTEKDVEDANFMLDLELDWIALSFVRHAQDIRDLKEIIKNHPTNKQKTPIIAKIEKPEGVKNIEQILLECDGLMVARGDLGVEVPMEEVPAIQKNLVEIARKYSKPVIIATQMMETMITSLTPTRAEVNDVANSVLDGADAVMLSGETSVGRYPVDVVKNMSKIVKNIEQTHFYQTKNSPIEHEFNCIDERFITNRVCLAAVRIAKTTNVEAIVTLTYSGYTAFQISAHRPNSNIIVFSSNKRVLTMLNLLWGVRAFHYDMEKSTDETIIQVNMLTHTHGFVEKGDFVINLNATPAYEGGKTNTLRLTTI